Part of the Trichoplusia ni isolate ovarian cell line Hi5 chromosome 16, tn1, whole genome shotgun sequence genome, gaaattaaattaggttaataaaatttattatctaattaTTTTGCATAGAAAATGCTTTTGTGTTGCTATTTTTACGTAAGACTTTTATCTGTTTTGTAGTTTGGACAGTTACTATGTGTAGTTGAATTAGAATAATCCATAATACCCTGCTAGGCCAAGACAACAGCATTTACATGTGAATATTCCACAGCAAGTCGctattatttacaacatttttcttttgtatactTTTGTTATCTAAGCTGTTAATTAATTGcctaatatacatattttgtaaccATGTACtaaaagtacaatttatattatattgccGTACCACATAACTTAATGCATTTATTGGTGAAGCAGCTTAGTGTTggataattttaatgtaaaatatcattGAACATCACTAAAACAACgaaaatgaaagtaaattattacTGAAAATGCTctcttatttattgttttctttgaaacatACTGCTGAAACCCATGTAACAAATTTAATTCCAATCTACCGAATATCACCAATATATACCTCATTGGTATGTGAGACAtagatcctactactattataaaggtgaaagtttgtaagtatggatgtttgttactctttcacgtaaaaactactgaatggatttgaatgaaactttaccaaaatatagcttatacatcagaataacacaggctacaatttttgaggtttctaatgtgaggtcgtaaaaaaaacacatttttggcgcttacattgcaaacgctgactgaatcctacaagataaatagaaggcaggtataaattataacttatatcttctaaccacgcggacgaagtcgcgggcaacagctagtattttataaatcatacatttgaataaataggTAGCTTGTGGGAAAGATGATGAGagaaacattcaagtgacatacacaacacacccagactcggaacactTGTGTGCTTGTCCCACTTGGCTATCTCGCCTATGTCACTGGCACTACCAATACCACTTAGCTATCCatgatgtcaaataaaaatagggAGCAGAACAGCTCAATACCCCATACAAGTAACAAATAGACTACAGACTACAACAGTATCTTTCTATCTTTTTGCTggcgcaataaaaaaaactaaggaAGAGGCCTTTGCTCAGTATGTACTGCAACTTCATGGTCATTACTATAACCACTAATTTACCACAATGAGAATTGGTAATTTCAATTTGGTATGTGGGTAGCttgcaaaataatattgcattttgtACTATATCAGGGCAGGGATGTAATGAgccaatctatactaatatataaagctgaagagtttgtttgtttgaatgcgctaatctcaggaactactggtccaaattgaaaaattctttttgtgttgaatagaccattcatcgaggaaggctttaggctataaaccatcacgctgcgactaataggagcgaagatacaataatggaaaatgacaaaaaaacagggcaggtataaatcataacttatatttctacccacggggacgaagtcgcgggcaacagctagtgtgtaAGAAAGATAGGTTTTTggaaatcacaaaaaaaaattgaactaatttacacatttaatattactatttgtaaaatattttctaagaatCTTATCGCTTAAATCTGTCCACTGGCTTGGGAATCTTCTTCATAAATATAGTTCTCTCATCAAAGTATGTATTGAACTTCTTGTAATCTCTCCTCTTTGTTGGGTCTTTCTTACAATTTGCAGGTGTAAGGTTCATCATAAGTCCtgaaaaaagcaaaatataaatgaaaacaatctATTATCTAGTATCTAGTATCTTGATTTATGGTTCaagaatatataatttaaatgtccATTTATGTTAGTATTACAGTACTTCTATATTTTCAAGTATGTGATCAATATTGGTTCAGCATTTTTAGTCACTTTGATTGTGTCACACAGCATGCTAAAAGCCTTTATTCTGCAACTCTCTAGAGTCATGAGTAATGATTtagaaaacatacaaatactaACCAGCTTTTTGTGCCATTGCGACTAACTTGCCCATTTTCTTCTGCTGTCGTCTGCACAGGCCGGTGATTCTCCGTGGCAACATACATCCATCTGTTCTCACGAACTGACTTAGAATAAGTACATCAGTATGCTTCACATCGAGACCGAGTGCACACATGTAGCACGGAGGCTTCTCTGATGTGCTAAGAGCCGTGTCCTGCACTGGAGGTTCCGCACGAATCAAGAGTTCAGTGCGGGGAGAGGGCACTGTTACCCCGTCAATTATCAATGTCGAACCCTCAGTTTGTTCACGAACTggaaaaattatacaaaacacttataatactaaaattgtAAGGAAATACGGTAAACTTCTAGCTCTAGCTAGTTACACAATTTGAGGTTATGTCACGACCACACAGAACAATGTCATAGAAACAGTGCAAACTTActtgcttttaaatttaactgAGCAGTAGTTGCTATTGAACGTATAGAGGTAGAGAAAATTGCATTTCTCGTTAAAGAAAATCCTACTCGAACCAGCCCCGCcatgattgtttattttatcatctgTCAACACACACTATACTTCACTTTGTGGTCGAAAAAGTTGTCAAATAACGTTTAGTTTACTCCACTTTTTACTCTAAACTTTTAATGGTAAAAGTGAAGTAAATTAAGTGGCAACACTAAGGTCGCGTTACCAGACTTCCGGTTGGAAAAGCGCgcaatttaaacatatttgttgTAGAGCATTCTGGTAGTTATAAGCAAATGAGGATAAATATTACTTGTGATACCAATTATTTGTCCTTCTTCGCATGTATCATTCACTTGAAGTGTTTTTTACCATgagttttttgtgttttaaaatgttttactgttaTTCATAATTAAGTTCAATTTTTGAGCTCTCTCCATTTCGGAGGCGGGAGTTAACAGTTGCGACatcgttttttttactaatgcGCACCTTTCaggtaattttaaaagtataaatattaagcaataaaattatCCTTATTATCATCAATAAACAACAAGTGCCAGAGATTTTTCATCCATGGCATAATAAGGAATCAAAGTTTTTGATCATCctgattaatattgaaataggtAGGAAAACCTTCAAAACAGTTCTGgctttttaaataagtacaacAAAGAATATGAGTCGTATGTATTTATTGAACAACACATAGtaagttacataattttaacagATAAAGGAAGtaaaggtaattttaaaaatgattttatataatatttaaccaatagaaaatatataaatatagttcaattttaaataagcaaCAATGTCAAAGcgccattttaaaaatatgactgattttataatataatacctacaatatttttaacatccATATATTTGTATCATAAAATAGACTGCTAAGCAGTaatgtaacaaatattatataatattttattttaggctCTGTTTAGTATTCACATTATCACATGTGAGACTTATGCTATGGGTATGTAAGCTACTATATTGTAGGAACAAGTAAACTATTTCTCATAAACTTTAAAAGGCGTACATGGACGGTTTTAAGCCAAGCAGAAATGGAAATTCGAGACGTGTTCACGAAAtgcatttaaaatgcaaaatataaaatgagcTTAACGTAACT contains:
- the LOC113502220 gene encoding 28S ribosomal protein S18a, mitochondrial, with product MAGLVRVGFSLTRNAIFSTSIRSIATTAQLNLKAIREQTEGSTLIIDGVTVPSPRTELLIRAEPPVQDTALSTSEKPPCYMCALGLDVKHTDVLILSQFVRTDGCMLPRRITGLCRRQQKKMGKLVAMAQKAGLMMNLTPANCKKDPTKRRDYKKFNTYFDERTIFMKKIPKPVDRFKR